One Candidatus Binataceae bacterium DNA segment encodes these proteins:
- a CDS encoding phosphotransferase family protein — protein sequence MADHVEDLTQPLPEFGEVREEEQLDWRRLVDYLREHRVPGAEQPLVVKQFHGGHSNLTYLLRFGDDREGVVQEWVVRRPPFGPLPPGGHDMAREYRVLSRLWEGFKQAPRAILFSDDVSIIGAPFFVMQRKAGFTMPNRHPLDPAIKTDPATCRAMSEGFIDALADLHAVDYEQLGLAGLGRPDGFLKRQIAGWMDRWEKAKTEEMPLMNRLGAWFLDNLPTAQKPVLMHNDFYLHNVMFAPDNSGAVVGVFDWEMSTLGDPLIDLGVALNYWRDADDPADLIALSEGHAHTTLPGFMTRDELVERYGQRSGRDVRDAPYYRAFGLWKTATVVQQIYVRFVRGQTHDPRFGRMGIQPPILARTAAEIVAKLGFGH from the coding sequence ATGGCAGACCACGTAGAAGACTTGACTCAGCCGCTTCCCGAATTTGGCGAAGTGCGCGAAGAAGAGCAGCTCGATTGGCGCCGGCTGGTGGACTACCTGCGGGAGCATCGGGTGCCCGGCGCCGAGCAGCCGCTGGTGGTGAAGCAGTTTCACGGCGGCCACTCGAACCTCACCTATCTGTTACGCTTCGGCGACGATCGCGAAGGGGTCGTTCAGGAATGGGTTGTGCGCCGCCCGCCCTTCGGACCGCTGCCGCCCGGCGGTCACGACATGGCGCGCGAGTATCGCGTGCTGTCGCGGCTGTGGGAGGGCTTCAAACAGGCGCCGCGCGCGATTCTCTTCTCCGACGATGTGTCGATTATCGGCGCGCCATTCTTCGTGATGCAGCGCAAGGCCGGCTTTACGATGCCGAATCGCCATCCGCTGGACCCCGCGATCAAGACCGATCCGGCGACCTGCCGCGCGATGTCCGAGGGCTTTATCGACGCGCTGGCCGATCTCCACGCGGTGGATTACGAGCAGCTCGGGCTCGCCGGACTGGGCCGTCCCGACGGTTTCCTCAAGCGCCAGATCGCGGGTTGGATGGATCGCTGGGAAAAGGCCAAGACCGAAGAGATGCCGTTGATGAACCGGCTCGGCGCGTGGTTCCTCGATAACCTGCCGACAGCGCAGAAGCCGGTCCTGATGCACAACGACTTCTATCTGCACAATGTGATGTTCGCGCCCGATAATTCAGGCGCGGTGGTCGGCGTCTTTGATTGGGAGATGTCCACGCTGGGCGACCCGCTGATCGATTTGGGGGTCGCGTTGAATTATTGGCGCGACGCCGATGACCCGGCCGATCTCATCGCGCTCAGCGAGGGCCATGCGCATACGACGCTGCCCGGATTTATGACTCGAGATGAGCTGGTCGAGCGCTATGGGCAGCGCTCAGGCCGCGACGTGCGCGACGCTCCGTACTATCGCGCGTTTGGGCTGTGGAAGACCGCGACCGTCGTCCAGCAGATTTATGTGCGCTTCGTGCGCGGCCAGACCCACGATCCGCGCTTCGGCCGGATGGGTATCCAGCCTCCGATCCTCGCGCGCACGGCCGCCGAAATCGTGGCCAAGCTCGGCTTCGGGCACTAG
- a CDS encoding acyl-CoA dehydrogenase family protein, with product MDFELSPKVKDFQRQVTAFMHENVYPIEKAVEEEMNTHGKEHLEPESLKAVRRKAKSAGLWNLFMPDEEHGRGLKVAEYAPLSEIMGRSPIGSRAFNCQAPDTGNMEVLADFGTAEQKKRWLAPCLEGEMRTCFSMTEPETPGSDPTHLATRATRAGDYYSINGHKWFTSGAIGAGFAIAMVVTDPNAEAHKRASMMIVPTDTPGFNLVRPVSVMGHAGGGGHCEILYQDCKVPVTNLLGREGDGFAIAQARLGPGRIHHCMRNIGVAERALELMCKRANTRFTHGSLLADKANVQQWIADSRIEIDSTRLAVMQAAWKIDTAGKREARQEIAMIKVQAANMVMSVLDRAIQLHGALGVSDDTPIARFWRENRAMRIVDGPDEVHRMQIARRECRKWK from the coding sequence GTGGATTTTGAACTTTCTCCCAAGGTCAAAGACTTTCAGCGGCAAGTCACCGCCTTTATGCACGAGAATGTCTACCCGATCGAGAAGGCGGTCGAGGAAGAGATGAACACGCACGGCAAGGAGCATCTCGAGCCCGAGAGCCTCAAGGCGGTGCGGCGCAAGGCCAAGTCTGCCGGCTTGTGGAATCTCTTCATGCCCGACGAGGAGCATGGACGCGGCCTCAAAGTGGCCGAATACGCGCCGCTCTCAGAGATCATGGGCCGCAGCCCAATCGGCTCGCGCGCCTTCAACTGCCAGGCCCCCGATACCGGCAACATGGAGGTCCTCGCGGACTTCGGCACAGCTGAGCAAAAGAAACGATGGCTCGCGCCCTGCCTCGAAGGCGAGATGCGCACCTGCTTCTCGATGACCGAACCGGAGACGCCGGGCTCGGACCCGACCCATCTGGCGACGCGGGCGACGCGCGCGGGCGACTACTACAGTATCAACGGGCATAAGTGGTTCACCTCGGGGGCGATCGGCGCGGGCTTCGCGATCGCGATGGTCGTCACCGACCCCAACGCGGAAGCGCACAAGCGCGCCAGCATGATGATCGTGCCGACCGACACACCGGGATTTAACCTGGTGCGGCCGGTCTCGGTGATGGGTCATGCGGGGGGCGGTGGTCACTGCGAGATCCTCTATCAGGATTGCAAGGTGCCGGTGACCAATCTGCTCGGGCGCGAAGGCGACGGCTTTGCGATCGCGCAGGCGCGGCTGGGCCCGGGGCGGATTCATCACTGCATGCGCAATATCGGAGTCGCCGAACGCGCGCTCGAACTGATGTGCAAACGCGCCAACACCCGCTTCACTCACGGCAGCCTGCTGGCCGACAAGGCTAACGTCCAGCAATGGATCGCCGATTCGCGGATCGAGATCGATTCGACCCGCCTGGCCGTGATGCAGGCGGCGTGGAAGATCGACACCGCGGGCAAGCGCGAGGCGCGGCAGGAGATCGCGATGATTAAGGTGCAGGCGGCGAACATGGTGATGAGCGTGCTCGACCGCGCGATCCAGTTGCACGGCGCGCTTGGCGTCAGCGACGACACGCCGATCGCGCGCTTTTGGCGCGAGAATCGTGCGATGCGGATCGTCGACGGTCCCGACGAGGTCCATCGGATGCAGATCGCGCGGCGCGAATGCCGCAAGTGGAAGTGA
- a CDS encoding VOC family protein — protein MEFNRPQVDVGIFTQRIDAMKAFYGDNLGLQFESVLPVGGGFTQHRYIANGSIIKLMESREPLPRRHPGGYETLVIATDGVSQPEAINDPDGNTIELVPRGHPGITQQIGVRLGVSDVDLFDEFYSKAVEAKLLGNHRYQIGETIFATFRHPLARQTKPAPMANLLDVVKSMAALGIRYVTLQVKNCDAAFAALTAAGANVGVAPANFGDVARAAFVRDPDGNYIELAQRPI, from the coding sequence ATGGAATTCAATCGGCCCCAGGTGGACGTCGGTATTTTCACCCAAAGAATCGACGCGATGAAGGCCTTCTATGGCGACAACCTCGGCCTGCAATTCGAATCGGTATTGCCGGTCGGCGGCGGCTTCACGCAGCATCGCTATATCGCCAACGGTTCGATCATCAAGCTGATGGAGTCGCGCGAGCCGCTGCCGCGCCGTCATCCGGGCGGCTACGAGACGCTGGTAATAGCCACTGACGGCGTTTCTCAACCGGAGGCGATTAATGACCCGGACGGCAATACGATCGAGCTCGTGCCGCGCGGTCATCCCGGCATCACTCAGCAGATCGGCGTCAGGCTAGGGGTTAGTGACGTTGATCTGTTCGATGAATTTTATTCCAAAGCCGTTGAAGCCAAGCTGCTTGGGAACCATCGCTATCAGATCGGTGAAACCATTTTTGCTACTTTCCGACATCCGCTCGCGCGTCAGACCAAGCCGGCGCCGATGGCGAACCTGCTCGACGTCGTCAAATCGATGGCCGCGCTCGGGATTCGCTACGTGACCCTGCAGGTCAAGAACTGCGACGCGGCCTTTGCGGCTCTGACCGCGGCGGGCGCCAATGTCGGCGTCGCGCCGGCTAATTTCGGCGATGTGGCGCGGGCGGCTTTCGTGCGCGATCCTGACGGCAACTACATCGAACTCGCGCAGCGCCCGATCTAG
- a CDS encoding DEAD/DEAH box helicase, with protein MSFTAFTLSPELNRSIRDRGHSVATPIQTGAIPLIQSGVDVIATAETGSGKTAAFLIPLIDRMHREGARPASMLVIEPTRELAAQVGREFQILARHTGMRAAVIVGGESMRRQIDEIHAGAQVLIACPGRLLDHLERGYVKLNHLTAVVIDEADRLLDMGFMPQVRKIMKLAPAKRQTLMFSATMGTEASGIAREFLHQPQRVNIGDKAAPPAAIVQTLCTVAQADKQALLFALLRRPEVESAIVFARTKSRTDRVAAALKRSGAKAIAIHGDLSQSQRTAALAGFRRRAYRILVATDVAARGLDIPGVSHIINYDLPDEPENYIHRIGRTARAGREGHAISLVTPEERLSLGRIERTLGITLEREIVEGFTQPEITAPKPVVLFRSGHGRSTRNRPRSRWA; from the coding sequence TTGTCGTTCACTGCTTTTACCCTTTCGCCCGAACTCAATCGCTCAATTCGCGACCGCGGCCATTCGGTGGCCACCCCGATTCAGACCGGCGCCATTCCGCTGATCCAGAGCGGCGTCGATGTGATTGCTACCGCCGAGACCGGCAGTGGCAAGACCGCCGCGTTCCTGATCCCTCTTATCGATCGAATGCATCGCGAGGGCGCCCGACCGGCCTCGATGCTGGTGATCGAACCGACCCGCGAGCTGGCTGCTCAGGTTGGCCGCGAGTTCCAAATCCTCGCACGCCATACCGGTATGCGCGCCGCAGTGATAGTCGGCGGCGAATCGATGCGCCGTCAGATCGACGAAATCCACGCCGGCGCACAGGTCCTGATTGCCTGTCCGGGGCGGCTGCTTGACCATCTCGAGCGCGGCTACGTCAAGCTCAACCATCTGACTGCAGTGGTGATCGACGAGGCTGACCGGCTGCTCGACATGGGCTTTATGCCGCAGGTACGGAAAATCATGAAGCTGGCGCCGGCCAAGCGCCAGACCCTGATGTTCTCGGCGACGATGGGGACGGAAGCGAGCGGAATTGCGCGCGAGTTCCTGCATCAGCCGCAACGGGTGAATATCGGCGACAAGGCGGCGCCGCCGGCGGCGATCGTACAGACGCTGTGCACGGTAGCGCAGGCGGACAAGCAGGCGCTTCTATTCGCGCTTCTGCGGCGTCCCGAAGTCGAGAGCGCGATTGTCTTCGCGCGCACGAAGAGCCGCACTGATCGGGTGGCGGCGGCGCTCAAGCGCAGCGGCGCCAAGGCGATCGCGATTCACGGCGATCTATCGCAGAGCCAGCGCACGGCAGCCCTCGCGGGCTTCCGGCGGCGGGCGTATCGGATCCTGGTGGCGACGGATGTGGCCGCGCGCGGTCTCGATATTCCGGGAGTCTCGCACATTATCAACTACGATCTGCCCGACGAGCCCGAGAATTATATCCATCGGATCGGGCGGACGGCGCGCGCCGGCCGCGAGGGCCATGCGATCAGTCTGGTTACTCCCGAGGAGCGCCTGTCGCTGGGGCGGATCGAGCGCACGCTCGGAATCACGCTCGAACGGGAGATCGTCGAGGGCTTCACGCAGCCTGAGATCACCGCGCCCAAGCCGGTGGTGTTGTTTCGTTCGGGCCATGGGCGCTCGACGAGAAACCGTCCGCGCTCGCGCTGGGCGTAA
- a CDS encoding methane monooxygenase/ammonia monooxygenase subunit C has protein sequence MAIKGSVAEVSRLAGRAPTDWMGGWRTLFIGCAALLACNLFLWIWDYKFALTVGLDSSTHAFTTHYRALFWGELLSLGALTGVWYGWLMRTGRALEGQPIAPAEEVRRIAVLWGIIGATSLSLYIEASFWPEWDGAWHQTMVRDTALTPTHIPMFYFFFPLSIILALGAYLYGTYRIPALYAWKKGFPWSFFLLITAAVLETVQVAFNEWGHSLWLSEEFFSVPFHWPFVTYGWLASGMFAVWGETIIRLFGIEKEARTVEIPAQTAAAGGR, from the coding sequence ATGGCAATCAAAGGTTCCGTTGCCGAAGTTAGCCGGCTTGCGGGTCGCGCGCCGACCGACTGGATGGGCGGCTGGCGAACGCTGTTCATCGGCTGCGCCGCTTTGCTCGCGTGCAATCTGTTTCTATGGATCTGGGATTACAAATTCGCCCTGACCGTCGGCCTCGATTCCAGCACTCACGCCTTCACGACGCACTACCGCGCGCTCTTCTGGGGCGAGCTCCTGTCGCTCGGCGCCCTTACCGGCGTCTGGTACGGATGGCTGATGCGCACCGGACGCGCCCTCGAGGGCCAGCCGATTGCCCCGGCCGAGGAAGTCCGGCGCATCGCCGTGCTCTGGGGTATCATTGGCGCAACCAGCCTCTCGTTATACATCGAGGCGAGCTTCTGGCCTGAATGGGACGGCGCCTGGCATCAGACCATGGTGCGCGATACCGCACTGACGCCGACTCACATCCCGATGTTCTACTTCTTCTTCCCGCTCTCGATCATTCTTGCCCTCGGCGCCTACCTCTACGGTACCTATCGGATCCCCGCGCTTTATGCTTGGAAGAAGGGCTTTCCGTGGTCATTCTTTCTTCTCATCACCGCCGCCGTGCTCGAGACCGTGCAGGTCGCCTTCAACGAATGGGGTCACAGCCTGTGGCTCTCCGAAGAGTTTTTCTCGGTGCCTTTTCATTGGCCATTCGTGACGTACGGATGGCTCGCCAGCGGGATGTTCGCAGTCTGGGGCGAGACTATCATCCGGTTGTTCGGCATCGAAAAAGAGGCGCGCACCGTCGAGATTCCGGCGCAAACCGCGGCTGCCGGCGGCCGTTAG
- a CDS encoding methane monooxygenase/ammonia monooxygenase subunit A: MAATTTTGMTAAEKAKRLELRDLLNAKYQWIDRTWDAVFWLTAIFVVGGAADITKLLFAGDWDFWTDWKDPQWWPVVTAFATIIIPSALQWIQWVAWRFPTGATYTCTCLFLASWIGRWFQWHIAESYPINFVWPISTIPAAIILDWLLMKTRSFLLTSLIGGPVWAVMIWGFNYIPLAPYLQPVQFMHHVLTVSDVQGIAYIRSQTPEYMRHIERGALRSFLGETQYVSLVFGGSLAMLGYWVGQLIGRYLAVWPIGKYIKTY, encoded by the coding sequence ATGGCGGCGACGACGACCACTGGAATGACGGCGGCGGAAAAAGCCAAGCGGCTCGAACTGCGCGATCTGCTTAACGCTAAATACCAATGGATCGATCGCACTTGGGACGCGGTTTTCTGGCTCACCGCTATCTTCGTCGTCGGCGGGGCCGCCGACATCACGAAACTGCTCTTCGCCGGCGACTGGGATTTCTGGACTGACTGGAAAGACCCGCAATGGTGGCCGGTCGTCACCGCCTTCGCCACGATCATCATTCCCTCGGCGCTGCAATGGATTCAGTGGGTGGCCTGGCGCTTCCCCACCGGAGCGACCTACACCTGCACCTGCCTGTTCCTCGCGAGCTGGATCGGGCGTTGGTTCCAGTGGCACATCGCCGAGTCCTATCCGATCAACTTTGTCTGGCCGATCTCGACCATTCCGGCAGCGATAATCCTCGATTGGCTGCTGATGAAGACGCGCAGCTTCCTCCTCACCTCGCTGATCGGCGGTCCGGTTTGGGCCGTAATGATATGGGGCTTCAACTACATACCGCTTGCCCCATACCTTCAGCCGGTGCAATTCATGCATCATGTTCTGACGGTGTCTGACGTGCAGGGCATCGCCTACATCCGCTCGCAGACCCCCGAGTACATGCGTCATATCGAGCGCGGCGCCCTGCGCAGCTTCCTCGGCGAGACTCAGTATGTCTCGCTGGTCTTTGGGGGCTCGCTCGCGATGCTCGGTTATTGGGTCGGACAGCTTATCGGGCGCTACCTCGCGGTCTGGCCCATCGGCAAATACATCAAGACTTATTGA
- a CDS encoding methane monooxygenase/ammonia monooxygenase subunit B has product MRHSRYASILWLAIFALASLPRVAFAHGEAADEPFLKDLTVAFYDVHISPTSVKVGEPVTITGKLTVLDTWPYTLDPPHTAYITPVVPGPVFALTDRIVNGDPDFGSILVEKGGTYEYSMTMLGRDPGHWHVHPGIAIQGTGTLIGPGEWVTVEPSGKPFALPVTLLSGKTVDLEHLGGQFVWWWSFASFVIGMAWMVYWTVPKRTVTRLAVTSQLPVNDDAPDIGLITPRDHFWMDLLAGLTIVMLVVGWVRMAVKYPVRLPQQTDRFEPVSLTPDVHMAKLHSSGATFDDHTDTLVINAEVKNISANPITLKRYVIAMASFVNGGQEELTVAGPADYVNALKVDPDGPIAPGETRKVTLTMSAPIFDQERLIPLHDPQQLIAGLVGFTDSQGHGDMINLKSILIPTEFRPQYLP; this is encoded by the coding sequence GTGAGACATTCGCGTTACGCATCAATCCTGTGGCTCGCCATCTTCGCCCTCGCAAGCCTTCCGCGCGTCGCCTTTGCGCATGGCGAGGCGGCCGACGAGCCTTTCCTCAAGGATCTCACGGTTGCCTTTTACGACGTCCATATCTCCCCAACCTCGGTTAAAGTCGGCGAGCCAGTGACGATTACCGGCAAACTGACCGTGCTCGATACCTGGCCCTACACGCTCGACCCGCCGCACACTGCGTACATCACCCCGGTTGTGCCCGGACCGGTCTTTGCCCTGACCGATCGCATCGTCAATGGCGACCCTGACTTCGGCTCGATTCTCGTCGAGAAGGGCGGGACTTACGAATACAGCATGACGATGCTCGGTCGTGATCCGGGCCACTGGCACGTTCATCCGGGGATCGCCATCCAAGGCACCGGTACGCTGATTGGCCCAGGCGAGTGGGTGACGGTCGAGCCCAGCGGCAAGCCCTTTGCATTGCCGGTCACGCTGCTTTCGGGCAAGACCGTTGACCTGGAGCATCTCGGCGGCCAATTCGTCTGGTGGTGGTCTTTCGCCAGTTTCGTCATCGGGATGGCCTGGATGGTTTACTGGACGGTGCCGAAGCGCACCGTTACCCGGCTAGCGGTTACGTCGCAGCTTCCGGTCAACGACGACGCGCCGGACATCGGCCTCATCACGCCGCGCGATCATTTCTGGATGGATTTGCTGGCCGGCCTCACGATCGTGATGCTGGTCGTCGGCTGGGTCCGGATGGCGGTGAAATATCCCGTGCGCTTGCCCCAGCAGACCGATCGCTTCGAGCCGGTCTCGCTGACGCCCGACGTGCACATGGCCAAACTGCATTCGAGCGGCGCGACCTTCGACGATCACACCGATACGCTAGTGATCAACGCAGAAGTGAAAAACATCAGCGCTAATCCCATTACGCTCAAGCGTTACGTTATCGCGATGGCGTCGTTCGTTAATGGCGGACAGGAGGAACTGACCGTCGCCGGACCGGCCGATTACGTGAATGCTCTGAAAGTGGACCCGGACGGTCCCATCGCTCCCGGCGAGACGCGCAAAGTCACTTTAACCATGAGCGCTCCGATCTTCGATCAGGAACGCCTGATCCCGTTGCATGACCCGCAACAACTGATCGCCGGGCTCGTCGGCTTTACCGACAGCCAAGGCCACGGCGACATGATCAATCTGAAATCGATCCTGATACCGACGGAATTCCGCCCGCAGTATCTACCCTGA
- a CDS encoding NAD(P)-dependent alcohol dehydrogenase: MKAAVLNGYDTTLSRTEFVTLQEVPEPRIQAPTDVIVRIGGAGVCRTDLHIIEGLWRDRVPVALPYIMGHENAGWVEAVGNSVESVKVGDPVICHPLLSKGETLAGRRGNDMHAGGAFPGIDSNGGYAELLKTAERALIKLPKTLAPKDVAPYADAGLTAYHVAKKAARHLLPGESAVVIGAGGLGHIGIQALKALCAARIIVVDRSELALNLAMESGADHTVIADGNEVEVVLALTNRNGAEAVLDFVGEGAAVANGLAMTRNAGYYYIVGYGGKVEIATMEMIVTEKTIVGNLVGTYPDLVELMALADRGLVNLATREYKLSAANSALHDLKNGAVKGRAVLIP, encoded by the coding sequence ATGAAGGCGGCGGTCCTGAACGGCTACGATACGACCCTCAGCCGGACCGAATTCGTAACCTTGCAGGAAGTGCCGGAACCACGCATTCAGGCCCCCACTGACGTCATCGTCCGCATCGGTGGCGCGGGCGTCTGCCGCACCGACCTTCACATTATCGAGGGGCTGTGGCGCGACCGCGTGCCGGTCGCTCTTCCTTACATCATGGGGCATGAGAATGCCGGTTGGGTCGAAGCCGTCGGCAACTCGGTTGAGAGCGTCAAGGTTGGCGACCCGGTCATCTGCCATCCGCTGCTCAGCAAGGGCGAAACGCTCGCGGGACGGCGCGGCAATGATATGCATGCTGGCGGCGCGTTTCCCGGTATCGATTCCAACGGCGGCTATGCCGAACTGCTCAAGACCGCCGAGCGCGCGCTGATCAAACTACCCAAAACCCTCGCGCCGAAGGACGTCGCACCCTACGCCGATGCCGGCTTGACCGCCTACCACGTCGCGAAAAAGGCCGCGCGCCATCTGCTGCCGGGCGAGTCCGCGGTCGTGATTGGCGCGGGCGGCCTCGGCCATATCGGCATTCAGGCGCTGAAAGCACTCTGCGCCGCCAGGATCATTGTGGTTGATCGCTCCGAACTTGCGCTCAATCTGGCCATGGAATCCGGCGCCGACCACACGGTCATCGCCGACGGCAACGAGGTCGAGGTCGTCCTCGCACTAACCAACCGCAATGGCGCCGAGGCCGTCCTCGATTTCGTCGGCGAAGGCGCCGCCGTCGCCAACGGCCTCGCGATGACGCGCAACGCGGGCTATTACTACATCGTTGGCTACGGCGGCAAAGTCGAAATCGCTACGATGGAAATGATCGTCACCGAGAAAACCATCGTGGGGAACCTGGTCGGCACCTATCCCGATCTGGTCGAACTGATGGCGCTGGCTGATCGCGGCCTCGTCAATCTCGCGACCAGGGAATACAAGCTGAGCGCGGCGAATTCCGCCTTGCACGATCTCAAGAATGGCGCCGTCAAGGGTCGCGCCGTCCTGATTCCCTGA
- a CDS encoding c-type cytochrome, giving the protein MPVRASLCGPTFIVIALMALARPARGQAVGATGASPAARDQAAQIFDERCSACHGAEGRGDGPGAAALKPKPINFHNLNWQKSVSDAQIAKAIVYGGSAVGLSNQMAANPDLEDEPDVVNALVAHVRELGK; this is encoded by the coding sequence ATGCCTGTGCGCGCGAGTCTTTGCGGCCCCACTTTCATCGTTATCGCCTTAATGGCCCTGGCGCGGCCCGCACGTGGCCAGGCTGTCGGCGCGACTGGAGCCAGCCCTGCCGCGCGTGATCAAGCGGCGCAGATCTTCGACGAGCGCTGCTCCGCGTGTCATGGCGCCGAGGGCCGTGGCGACGGTCCCGGGGCCGCCGCGCTCAAGCCCAAACCGATCAATTTTCACAATCTGAACTGGCAGAAGTCGGTCTCGGACGCTCAGATCGCCAAGGCTATCGTGTATGGTGGAAGCGCCGTCGGACTGAGTAATCAGATGGCCGCGAATCCTGACCTCGAAGATGAACCCGATGTTGTGAATGCATTGGTCGCGCACGTGCGCGAACTCGGTAAATAG
- a CDS encoding GMC family oxidoreductase, with protein MAKYDLKDDSVVVIIGSGAGGGTLANELCRKGFKVVLLEAGKRQSSATFHNDEWAAFNQLAWLDKRTTSGSWRIAKDFPNLPAWTCKTVGGTTTHWAGASLRLQEHEFKTRTIYSGVSGANLLDWPITLAELEPYYARAENKMGVTRTNDIPGLPGNNNFKVMYNGATKVGYKTVHTGRMAINSRPRDDRSSCWQLGFCFQGCKSGAKWSTLYTEIPKAEATGKLDLRPQSQALQILTDASGKASGVLYADKTGRQNVQKARIVCVACNSIETARLLLNSHSSQFANGLANSSGQVGKNYMRHTTGSVYGIFKDPVHMYRGTVMAGIIQDEAGLNPKRGFAGGFEFETISLGLPFAAAFLNPGAWGRDYARQLERFNNMAGMWIVGEDMPQATNAVTLHPSEKDQFGLPIPNVHYDDHPNDLAMRTYAYKQGAAIYDAVGAVETIAVPPYPSTHNLGTARMSEKPDDGVCNKWGQTHDHKNLFISDGSQFTTSAGENPTLTIVTLAIRQADHIAAESTKRNL; from the coding sequence GTGGCGAAATACGATCTCAAGGACGACTCAGTCGTCGTCATTATCGGCTCGGGTGCAGGCGGAGGCACGCTTGCTAACGAACTCTGCCGGAAGGGCTTCAAGGTTGTCCTGCTCGAAGCCGGCAAGCGTCAGTCCTCGGCGACCTTTCACAATGACGAGTGGGCGGCTTTCAACCAGCTCGCCTGGCTCGACAAGCGCACGACCTCCGGCAGTTGGCGGATCGCGAAGGACTTTCCCAACCTGCCGGCCTGGACCTGCAAGACCGTGGGCGGCACGACCACCCATTGGGCGGGCGCCTCGTTGCGCCTGCAGGAGCACGAGTTCAAGACCAGGACGATCTATTCAGGCGTGTCCGGCGCCAACCTGCTGGACTGGCCGATTACCCTCGCCGAGCTCGAGCCTTACTACGCGCGCGCCGAAAACAAGATGGGCGTGACGCGGACCAACGACATTCCTGGGCTGCCCGGCAACAATAACTTCAAGGTAATGTACAACGGCGCAACCAAAGTCGGGTACAAGACCGTCCATACCGGGCGGATGGCGATAAACAGCCGTCCGCGCGACGATCGCTCGTCGTGTTGGCAACTGGGATTTTGTTTTCAGGGTTGTAAGTCCGGCGCGAAATGGTCAACGCTCTATACTGAGATTCCGAAAGCCGAGGCCACCGGCAAGCTCGACCTACGGCCGCAGTCGCAGGCGCTGCAAATCCTGACGGATGCGAGCGGCAAAGCTTCGGGCGTACTCTATGCCGATAAGACCGGCCGGCAGAATGTACAAAAGGCGCGGATCGTCTGCGTCGCCTGCAACTCGATCGAGACCGCGCGGCTCCTGCTCAATTCTCATTCGTCACAGTTCGCGAACGGTTTGGCTAACTCATCGGGTCAGGTCGGCAAGAACTACATGCGCCACACCACCGGATCGGTCTATGGGATTTTCAAAGACCCGGTGCATATGTATCGCGGCACGGTGATGGCCGGGATCATTCAGGACGAAGCCGGCCTCAATCCCAAGCGGGGCTTCGCGGGCGGCTTCGAGTTTGAGACTATCTCACTTGGCTTACCCTTCGCCGCGGCTTTTCTGAATCCCGGCGCATGGGGCCGCGATTATGCGCGCCAGCTCGAACGCTTCAACAATATGGCCGGGATGTGGATTGTCGGCGAAGATATGCCGCAGGCAACCAACGCCGTGACGCTCCATCCGAGCGAGAAGGATCAATTCGGACTGCCGATTCCGAACGTCCATTACGACGATCATCCGAACGACCTCGCGATGCGCACCTATGCCTACAAGCAGGGCGCCGCGATCTACGACGCGGTTGGCGCCGTCGAGACCATCGCGGTGCCGCCCTACCCCTCAACCCACAATCTCGGCACAGCGCGGATGAGTGAAAAGCCGGACGATGGCGTCTGCAACAAGTGGGGTCAGACGCACGATCACAAGAATCTGTTTATCTCCGACGGCAGCCAGTTTACGACCAGCGCCGGGGAAAATCCGACGCTTACTATCGTCACACTGGCTATCCGCCAGGCGGATCACATCGCCGCAGAGAGCACGAAAAGAAATCTGTAG